From one Streptomyces sp. SCSIO 30461 genomic stretch:
- a CDS encoding DEAD/DEAH box helicase: MPHPSRTRTPLTQTQTPQERTALHTSAAVFVPAALPREGRVAFWSPDGQQPSAAPGSAGEHTELTVVRRHGSGARRQVVPAVLLPLADALPLLARARHDAAAHPATVCWGAAALHALGLVARGRLLPGLTVEDQDAWRAGPLDADDIAHLRGIAAAMPFEAHATPVPGLRPLRLPEPEALVRSFLDAVADTLPRTPAAEYAVGRPFAAMAPQRLPDARAWAAEAAAGMDAGVRISLRLDLSAYELFDRADEDGTDEDGPGGDERNGDGSARQAAAVLVQVHSLADPTLVLDAARLWAGDGDDHFGPRARIDAVLALRRAARVWHPLARLLEREVPDVLPLGEDELYELLGVAAERLGAAGVTVHWPRELARTLAATAVVRSPAPGSATDGTPFFDSGQLLAFHWQLALGGDPLTAREMDALAESHRPIVRLRDQWVVVDPDLVRKARKRELGLLGPVDALAVALTGSAEVDGETVDAVPEGALAALRDRLVEGPAVPAPPPGLTATLRDYQLRGLGWLGLMTSLGLGGCLADDMGLGKTVTVIALHLHRAAAGGTGHGARTAPTLVVCPASLLGNWQREIARFAPGVRVLRFHGAERTLEAVRGDRAEADRPGFVLTTYGTMRSSAAELAAQTWGMVVADEAQHIKNPFSATAKALRTIPAPARIALTGTPVENNLSELWALLDWTTPGLLGPLKAFRARHARAVENEQHAENAGNEPAVERLARLVRPFLLRRRKSDPGIVPELPPKTESDHPVPLTREQASLYEAVVREAMVGIECADGMARRGLIMQLLTSLKQICNHPAQYLKEDGARLAARSGKLALLDELLDTILAEDGSALVFTQYVSMARLISRHLETRGVTSQLLHGGTPVPERERMVDRFQSGGAPVFLLSLKAAGTGLNLTRAGHVIHYDRWWNPAVEDQATDRAYRIGQTQPVQVHRLIAEGTVEDRIAELLLSKRALADAVLGSGEAALTELSDRELADLVSLRRPS, encoded by the coding sequence ATGCCGCATCCGTCGCGTACCCGTACGCCGTTGACGCAGACGCAGACGCCGCAGGAGCGGACGGCGCTGCACACCAGCGCCGCGGTGTTCGTCCCTGCCGCGCTGCCGCGCGAAGGGCGCGTCGCCTTCTGGAGCCCGGATGGTCAGCAGCCGTCTGCCGCGCCCGGTTCGGCGGGGGAGCACACCGAGCTGACGGTGGTCCGGCGGCACGGCAGCGGGGCACGTCGCCAGGTCGTCCCGGCCGTGCTGCTGCCCCTCGCCGACGCCCTGCCCCTGCTCGCCCGCGCGCGGCACGACGCCGCGGCACACCCCGCCACCGTCTGCTGGGGAGCCGCAGCCCTGCACGCCCTCGGGCTCGTCGCGCGCGGCCGGCTGCTGCCCGGACTGACCGTGGAGGACCAGGACGCCTGGCGGGCCGGTCCGCTCGACGCCGACGACATCGCCCATCTACGCGGCATCGCCGCCGCGATGCCCTTCGAGGCTCATGCCACCCCGGTGCCCGGACTGCGTCCGCTGCGGCTGCCCGAGCCCGAAGCGCTGGTCAGGTCGTTCCTGGACGCGGTCGCCGACACGCTTCCCCGCACCCCGGCGGCCGAGTACGCCGTGGGGCGGCCGTTCGCCGCGATGGCTCCACAGCGGCTGCCGGACGCCCGCGCCTGGGCCGCAGAGGCCGCCGCGGGCATGGACGCAGGCGTGCGGATCTCACTGCGGCTGGATCTGTCGGCGTACGAGCTGTTCGACCGCGCCGACGAGGACGGGACCGACGAGGACGGGCCGGGCGGGGACGAGCGGAACGGGGACGGCTCCGCGCGGCAGGCCGCCGCCGTGCTCGTCCAGGTGCACAGCCTCGCCGATCCGACCCTGGTACTCGACGCCGCGCGGCTCTGGGCGGGCGACGGTGACGATCACTTCGGGCCCCGCGCGCGGATCGACGCGGTGCTCGCGCTGCGCCGCGCCGCCCGGGTGTGGCACCCGCTCGCGCGTCTCCTGGAGCGCGAGGTCCCCGATGTCCTCCCGCTCGGCGAGGACGAGCTGTACGAGCTGCTGGGTGTGGCCGCGGAGCGGCTCGGCGCGGCCGGCGTAACCGTGCACTGGCCCAGAGAGCTCGCCAGGACCCTCGCCGCCACCGCCGTGGTCCGGTCACCTGCGCCGGGCTCGGCCACCGATGGCACGCCGTTCTTCGACAGCGGGCAACTGCTCGCGTTCCACTGGCAACTGGCGCTGGGCGGCGACCCGCTGACCGCGCGGGAGATGGACGCGCTCGCCGAGTCCCACCGGCCGATCGTGCGGCTGCGCGACCAGTGGGTCGTGGTCGACCCCGATCTCGTACGCAAGGCACGCAAGCGAGAGCTGGGGCTGCTGGGACCGGTGGACGCGCTGGCGGTGGCACTCACCGGCAGCGCCGAGGTGGACGGGGAGACCGTCGATGCCGTGCCCGAAGGAGCCCTCGCCGCGCTCCGCGACCGGCTGGTCGAGGGCCCGGCCGTACCCGCGCCGCCACCCGGGCTCACCGCGACCCTGCGCGACTACCAACTCCGCGGGCTCGGCTGGCTGGGCCTGATGACCTCACTCGGGCTCGGCGGCTGCCTCGCCGACGACATGGGACTCGGCAAGACGGTCACGGTCATCGCGCTCCATCTGCACCGCGCCGCGGCGGGCGGCACCGGGCACGGCGCCCGCACGGCACCGACCCTCGTCGTCTGCCCGGCATCCCTGCTGGGCAACTGGCAGCGGGAGATCGCCCGTTTCGCCCCCGGGGTGCGGGTGCTCCGCTTCCACGGTGCCGAGCGCACCCTGGAGGCCGTCCGGGGCGACCGCGCCGAAGCCGACCGTCCCGGCTTCGTCCTGACCACCTACGGCACGATGCGCAGCAGCGCCGCCGAGCTCGCCGCCCAGACCTGGGGCATGGTCGTCGCCGACGAGGCACAGCACATCAAGAACCCGTTCTCCGCCACCGCCAAGGCCCTGCGCACCATTCCCGCCCCGGCCAGGATCGCCCTCACCGGCACGCCCGTGGAGAACAACCTGTCCGAGCTCTGGGCTCTACTCGACTGGACGACACCGGGACTGCTCGGACCGCTCAAGGCATTCCGCGCCCGCCACGCCCGCGCCGTCGAGAACGAGCAGCACGCCGAGAACGCGGGGAACGAACCGGCCGTCGAGCGGCTCGCCCGCCTGGTCCGGCCCTTCCTGCTGCGCCGCAGGAAGTCGGACCCCGGCATCGTGCCCGAGTTGCCGCCCAAGACCGAGTCCGACCACCCCGTGCCGCTGACGCGGGAACAGGCATCGCTCTACGAAGCCGTCGTGCGCGAGGCCATGGTCGGGATCGAGTGCGCCGACGGCATGGCGCGCCGTGGACTGATCATGCAGCTGCTCACCTCGCTGAAGCAGATCTGCAACCATCCGGCGCAGTACCTGAAGGAGGACGGCGCCCGGCTCGCCGCCCGCTCGGGGAAGCTCGCCCTGCTCGACGAACTGCTCGACACGATCCTGGCCGAGGACGGTTCGGCACTGGTCTTCACCCAGTACGTCTCGATGGCCCGGCTGATCTCCCGGCACCTTGAAACGAGGGGGGTCACCTCACAACTGCTCCACGGGGGCACCCCGGTGCCCGAGCGGGAGCGGATGGTGGACCGCTTCCAGTCGGGCGGGGCGCCCGTGTTCCTGCTCTCCCTGAAGGCCGCTGGCACCGGGCTCAACCTGACCAGGGCCGGGCATGTCATCCACTACGACCGCTGGTGGAACCCCGCGGTGGAGGACCAGGCCACCGACCGTGCCTACCGCATCGGCCAGACCCAGCCCGTGCAGGTACACCGGCTGATCGCCGAAGGGACCGTGGAGGACCGCATCGCGGAGTTGCTGCTGTCCAAGCGGGCGCTGGCGGACGCGGTGCTCGGTTCCGGTGAGGCGGCGCTGACCGAGCTCAGCGACCGGGAGCTGGCCGATCTCGTATCGCTGCGGAGGCCGTCATGA
- a CDS encoding slipin family protein, whose protein sequence is MVEDLVVAGVAAGSALVVYGVAAARVIKQYERGVVFRLGRLRDRVREPGLTMIVPLVDRLRKVNMQIVTMPVPAQEGITRDNVTVRVDAVVYFKVVDAADAIVSVEDYRFAVSQMAQTSLRSIIGKSELDDLLSNREKLNQGLELMIDSPALGWGVSVDRVEIKDVSLPETMKRSMARQAEADRERRARVINADAELQASKKLAEAAHQMADAPSALQLRLLQTVMAVAAEKNSTLVLPIPVELLRFLEHGAHHPEPAAHAEPVSAREPAALDDAADPQAPAAIEGLEPGGVTSLGLDLPLPDAAGVPTSDEDATEGRRTA, encoded by the coding sequence ATGGTCGAAGACCTGGTGGTGGCCGGTGTGGCGGCTGGTTCGGCCCTCGTGGTCTACGGTGTGGCCGCGGCCCGGGTCATCAAGCAGTACGAGCGGGGCGTGGTGTTCCGCCTCGGACGGTTGCGGGACCGTGTCCGCGAACCCGGACTGACGATGATCGTTCCGCTGGTCGACCGCCTGCGTAAGGTGAACATGCAGATCGTGACCATGCCCGTGCCCGCTCAGGAGGGCATCACCAGGGACAACGTCACGGTGCGGGTCGACGCCGTCGTCTACTTCAAGGTGGTGGACGCCGCCGACGCCATCGTCAGCGTCGAGGACTACCGTTTCGCCGTCTCGCAGATGGCCCAGACCTCGCTGCGCTCGATCATCGGCAAGAGCGAACTGGACGACCTCCTGTCCAACCGGGAGAAGCTCAACCAGGGACTGGAGCTCATGATCGACAGCCCGGCCCTCGGGTGGGGCGTGAGCGTCGACCGGGTGGAGATCAAGGACGTGTCGCTCCCGGAGACGATGAAGCGCTCGATGGCCCGGCAGGCCGAGGCGGACCGGGAGCGCCGGGCCCGGGTCATCAACGCCGACGCGGAACTCCAAGCGTCGAAGAAGCTGGCCGAGGCGGCGCATCAGATGGCTGACGCGCCGTCGGCGCTCCAGTTGCGGCTGCTGCAGACGGTGATGGCCGTCGCCGCCGAGAAGAACTCCACGCTGGTGCTTCCCATCCCGGTGGAGCTGCTGCGCTTCCTGGAGCACGGTGCGCATCATCCGGAGCCCGCGGCTCATGCGGAGCCCGTGAGCGCGCGGGAGCCCGCAGCGCTGGACGATGCGGCCGATCCGCAGGCGCCCGCCGCCATCGAAGGGCTGGAACCGGGCGGGGTCACGAGCCTCGGCCTGGACCTGCCGCTGCCCGACGCGGCCGGGGTGCCGACGTCCGATGAGGACGCCACGGAGGGCCGCCGCACGGCGTGA
- a CDS encoding DUF6343 family protein, with protein MRTGSEPATARSPLRLRFWLSVWGLLWAVAGTALFSLNDRAGWAIACAVLIVIISADLMMVVHRLHQGPHYQPGPDIPPYEPDRGDSSPRD; from the coding sequence ATGCGCACCGGGAGTGAGCCCGCGACCGCACGCAGTCCCCTGCGGTTGCGATTCTGGCTGAGTGTCTGGGGCCTGTTGTGGGCGGTCGCCGGCACCGCTCTGTTCAGCCTGAACGACAGAGCCGGCTGGGCGATAGCCTGCGCGGTGCTTATCGTGATCATCTCCGCGGACTTGATGATGGTGGTGCACCGACTCCACCAGGGACCGCACTACCAGCCGGGCCCGGACATCCCGCCCTACGAACCGGACCGGGGCGACAGCAGCCCCCGGGACTGA
- a CDS encoding tetratricopeptide repeat protein produces MPDTNPETHVIDFRAAEHLLAARDPRGAVKLLDSVIAAHPENTAARLLRARAFFAAAQLRPAELEFEIVLEREPDNAFAHFALARTYQRAGRPELARRHFRLAAALDPKPEYLEAARFDD; encoded by the coding sequence GTGCCCGACACAAACCCGGAGACCCACGTCATCGACTTCCGCGCCGCCGAGCACCTGCTGGCGGCCCGGGATCCTCGGGGTGCGGTGAAGCTGCTCGACTCAGTGATCGCGGCCCATCCCGAGAACACCGCCGCGCGGCTGCTGCGCGCCCGCGCCTTCTTCGCCGCCGCGCAACTGCGCCCAGCGGAGCTGGAGTTCGAGATCGTACTGGAGCGGGAGCCGGACAATGCGTTCGCGCACTTCGCGTTGGCCCGCACCTACCAGCGCGCGGGTCGACCCGAGCTTGCCCGGAGGCACTTCAGGCTGGCCGCGGCGCTCGACCCCAAGCCCGAGTACCTGGAGGCGGCCCGCTTCGACGACTGA
- the coaE gene encoding dephospho-CoA kinase, which produces MLKVGLTGGIGAGKSEVSRLLVSYGAILVDADRIAREVVEPGTPGLAAIVETFGPEILAADGTLDRPRLGSIVFADADRLAALNAIVHPLVGARSAELEAAAGPDTIVIHDVPLLTENHLAPLYDMVVVVEASEDTQLDRLVRLRGMTEADARARMAAQATREQRRAIADLVIDNDGPLESLARRVREVWAALTERAAAG; this is translated from the coding sequence ATGCTGAAGGTGGGTCTGACCGGCGGAATCGGCGCCGGCAAGAGCGAAGTGTCGCGGCTTCTGGTGTCGTACGGGGCGATCCTCGTCGACGCGGACAGGATCGCGCGTGAGGTCGTGGAGCCCGGTACGCCCGGGCTTGCGGCGATCGTCGAGACCTTCGGCCCGGAGATCCTGGCCGCCGACGGCACACTGGACCGCCCGAGGCTCGGGTCGATCGTGTTCGCCGACGCCGACCGGCTGGCCGCGTTGAACGCGATCGTCCACCCTCTGGTCGGAGCCAGGTCCGCCGAGCTCGAAGCCGCGGCGGGGCCGGACACCATCGTCATCCACGACGTCCCCCTGCTCACCGAGAACCACCTCGCCCCGCTGTACGACATGGTCGTGGTGGTGGAGGCGTCCGAAGACACCCAGCTCGACCGACTGGTGCGGCTGCGCGGCATGACCGAGGCCGACGCCCGGGCACGCATGGCCGCACAGGCCACCCGGGAACAGCGGCGAGCCATCGCCGATCTGGTCATCGACAACGACGGGCCCCTGGAGTCACTGGCGCGGCGCGTACGGGAGGTCTGGGCGGCCCTCACCGAGCGCGCGGCAGCCGGATAG
- a CDS encoding PAC2 family protein, which produces MLDPQGLYAWDPKGLAVVDMALAQESSGLVMLYHFDGYIDAGEAGEQIVGSLLGSLPHQVVARFDHDRLVDYRARRPLLTFRRDRWAGFEAPALEVRLVQDATGAPFLLLSGPEPDVEWERFAAAVRQIVERLGVRLSVNFHGIPMGVPHTRPVGLTPHGNRVDLTPGHLSPFDEAQVPGSAEALVEYRLMEWGHDVLGIAAHVPHYVARSAYPDAALTAVEAITAATGLVLPSVAHTLRAEAQRTQTAIERQIGEGDEELVTLVRGLEHQYDAIAGAETRGSLVAEPVDLPSADEIGREFERFLAEREGDA; this is translated from the coding sequence GTGCTTGATCCGCAGGGTTTGTACGCGTGGGATCCCAAGGGGCTCGCGGTGGTCGACATGGCGCTGGCGCAGGAGTCGTCAGGGCTGGTGATGCTGTACCACTTCGACGGCTACATCGATGCGGGGGAGGCCGGCGAGCAGATCGTGGGTTCGCTGCTGGGCTCGCTGCCGCACCAGGTGGTGGCCCGCTTCGACCACGACCGGCTCGTGGACTACCGCGCCCGGCGGCCGCTGCTCACCTTCCGGCGCGACCGCTGGGCGGGCTTCGAGGCACCCGCGCTGGAGGTCCGGTTGGTCCAGGACGCCACGGGCGCCCCGTTCCTGCTGCTCTCCGGTCCCGAGCCCGATGTCGAGTGGGAGCGGTTCGCCGCCGCGGTCCGGCAGATCGTGGAGCGCCTCGGAGTACGGCTCTCGGTGAACTTCCATGGCATCCCCATGGGTGTGCCGCACACTCGCCCCGTCGGTCTCACACCCCACGGCAACCGAGTCGACCTCACCCCCGGGCACCTCAGCCCCTTCGACGAGGCACAGGTGCCGGGCAGCGCGGAAGCACTGGTCGAGTACCGGCTGATGGAGTGGGGCCACGACGTCCTCGGGATCGCCGCGCACGTACCGCACTACGTCGCCCGTTCCGCCTATCCCGATGCGGCGCTCACCGCTGTCGAGGCCATCACCGCCGCGACGGGCCTGGTGCTCCCGAGCGTGGCGCACACGCTGCGCGCGGAGGCGCAGCGCACCCAGACCGCGATCGAGCGGCAGATCGGGGAAGGCGACGAGGAACTGGTGACGCTGGTACGGGGGCTGGAGCACCAGTACGACGCGATCGCCGGAGCAGAGACGCGCGGCAGTCTGGTCGCCGAACCGGTGGACCTCCCGTCAGCGGACGAGATCGGCCGCGAGTTCGAGCGGTTCCTGGCCGAGCGGGAGGGCGACGCGTAG
- the rpsA gene encoding 30S ribosomal protein S1 — MTSSTETTATTPQVAVNDIGNEEAFLAAIDETIKYFNDGDIVDGVIVKVDRDEVLLDIGYKTEGVIPSRELSIKHDVDPNEVVKVGDEIEALVLQKEDKEGRLILSKKRAQYERAWGTIEKIKEEDGIVTGTVIEVVKGGLILDIGLRGFLPASLVEMRRVRDLQPYVGKELEAKIIELDKNRNNVVLSRRAWLEQTQSEVRQTFLTTLQKGQVRSGVVSSIVNFGAFVDLGGVDGLVHVSELSWKHIDHPSEVVEVGQEVTVEVLDVDMDRERVSLSLKATQEDPWQQFARTHQIGQVVPGKVTKLVPFGAFVRVDEGIEGLVHISELAERHVEIPEQVVQVNDEIFVKVIDIDLERRRISLSLKQANESFGADPASVEFDPTLYGMAASYDDQGNYIYPEGFDPETNDWLDGFEKQREEWERQYAEAQQRFEQHQAQVIKSREADEAAAAEGGAAAPAAAPQGGSYSSESDDNSGALASDEALAALREKLAGGQS, encoded by the coding sequence ATGACGAGCAGCACCGAGACCACCGCCACCACCCCGCAGGTTGCGGTCAACGACATCGGTAACGAGGAAGCCTTCCTCGCCGCGATCGACGAGACGATCAAGTACTTCAACGACGGCGACATCGTCGACGGCGTCATCGTGAAGGTCGACCGGGACGAGGTCCTGCTCGACATCGGTTACAAGACCGAAGGTGTCATCCCGAGCCGCGAGCTCTCGATCAAGCACGACGTCGACCCGAACGAGGTCGTCAAGGTCGGCGACGAGATCGAGGCCCTGGTTCTCCAGAAGGAGGACAAGGAAGGCCGCCTGATCCTCTCGAAGAAGCGCGCCCAGTACGAGCGCGCCTGGGGCACCATCGAGAAGATCAAGGAAGAGGACGGCATCGTCACCGGTACCGTCATCGAGGTCGTCAAGGGTGGTCTCATCCTCGACATCGGCCTCCGCGGCTTCCTCCCGGCCTCCCTGGTCGAGATGCGCCGTGTCCGCGACCTCCAGCCGTACGTCGGCAAGGAGCTCGAGGCCAAGATCATCGAGCTGGACAAGAACCGCAACAACGTGGTCCTGTCCCGCCGTGCCTGGCTGGAGCAGACCCAGTCCGAGGTCCGCCAGACGTTCCTCACCACCCTCCAGAAGGGTCAGGTCCGCTCCGGCGTCGTCTCCTCGATCGTCAACTTCGGTGCCTTCGTGGACCTGGGTGGCGTCGACGGTCTGGTCCACGTCTCCGAGCTGTCCTGGAAGCACATCGACCACCCGTCCGAGGTTGTCGAGGTCGGCCAGGAAGTCACCGTCGAGGTCCTCGACGTCGACATGGACCGCGAGCGTGTCTCCCTGTCGCTGAAGGCGACGCAGGAAGACCCGTGGCAGCAGTTCGCCCGTACGCACCAGATCGGTCAGGTCGTCCCGGGCAAGGTCACCAAGCTGGTTCCGTTCGGTGCGTTCGTCCGTGTGGACGAGGGCATCGAGGGCCTGGTCCACATCTCCGAGCTGGCCGAGCGCCACGTGGAGATCCCGGAGCAGGTCGTCCAGGTCAACGACGAGATCTTCGTCAAGGTCATCGACATCGACCTGGAGCGTCGCCGGATCTCGCTGTCCCTCAAGCAGGCCAACGAGTCCTTCGGTGCCGACCCGGCGTCGGTCGAGTTCGACCCGACCCTGTACGGCATGGCCGCGTCCTACGACGACCAGGGCAACTACATCTACCCCGAGGGCTTCGACCCCGAGACCAACGACTGGCTCGACGGTTTCGAGAAGCAGCGCGAGGAGTGGGAGCGCCAGTACGCCGAGGCGCAGCAGCGCTTCGAGCAGCACCAGGCGCAGGTCATCAAGTCCCGCGAGGCCGACGAGGCCGCTGCTGCCGAGGGTGGCGCCGCCGCTCCGGCCGCCGCGCCGCAGGGTGGTTCCTACTCCTCGGAGTCGGACGACAACTCCGGCGCCTTGGCGTCGGACGAGGCCCTGGCCGCGCTTCGCGAGAAGCTGGCCGGCGGCCAGAGCTGA
- a CDS encoding class I SAM-dependent methyltransferase: MIQEDEHEYEPQAVRRTAGDAESSRASRGWWDRNADEYQMEHGSFLGDDRFVWGPEGLDEAEARLLGPAGSLKGLDVLEIGAGAAQCSRWLAAQGARPVALDLSHRQLQHALLIGVGFPLVEADAGALPFADGSFGLVCSAYGAVPFVADAVQVFREIHRVLRPGGRWVFSVTHPVRWAFPDEPGPEGLSVAASYFDRTPYVEQDEQGRAVYVEHHRTVGDWVRALVAGGFRLLDLVEPEWPEWNGQEWGGWSPLRGHLIPGTAVFVCERDGRARRADERGEPAA, translated from the coding sequence ATGATCCAAGAGGACGAACACGAGTACGAACCGCAGGCCGTACGGCGCACCGCCGGAGACGCGGAGAGCAGCCGGGCCAGCCGAGGCTGGTGGGACCGGAACGCGGACGAGTACCAGATGGAGCACGGGTCGTTCCTGGGCGACGATCGGTTCGTCTGGGGCCCGGAGGGGCTCGACGAAGCCGAGGCGAGGCTGCTCGGCCCAGCCGGATCACTGAAGGGCCTGGACGTACTGGAGATCGGCGCGGGTGCGGCCCAGTGCTCGCGCTGGCTGGCGGCGCAGGGCGCGCGCCCGGTGGCACTGGACCTCTCGCACCGGCAGCTCCAGCACGCACTGCTGATCGGAGTCGGCTTCCCCCTGGTGGAGGCCGACGCGGGAGCGCTGCCCTTCGCCGACGGCTCCTTCGGGCTGGTGTGCTCGGCATACGGGGCGGTGCCGTTCGTCGCGGACGCGGTACAGGTGTTCCGCGAGATCCACCGCGTGCTGCGGCCCGGTGGGCGCTGGGTCTTCTCGGTGACCCATCCGGTCCGCTGGGCCTTCCCGGACGAACCTGGCCCGGAGGGCCTGAGTGTGGCCGCCTCGTACTTCGACCGCACCCCCTACGTCGAACAGGACGAGCAAGGCCGCGCCGTCTATGTGGAGCACCACCGCACGGTCGGAGACTGGGTGCGCGCGCTGGTCGCCGGGGGCTTCCGGCTGCTGGACCTGGTGGAGCCGGAGTGGCCGGAGTGGAACGGTCAGGAATGGGGCGGCTGGTCTCCGCTGCGCGGGCATCTGATCCCCGGTACGGCGGTCTTCGTCTGCGAGCGGGACGGGCGTGCACGGCGCGCGGACGAGCGCGGAGAGCCGGCGGCGTGA